A section of the Oreochromis niloticus isolate F11D_XX linkage group LG9, O_niloticus_UMD_NMBU, whole genome shotgun sequence genome encodes:
- the shha gene encoding sonic hedgehog protein translates to MLLWTKIALVGLICLSLVSSGMGCGPGRGYGRRRHPKKLTPLAYKQFIPNVAEKTLGASGKYEGKITRNSERFKELTPNYNTDIIFKDEENTGADRLMTQRCKDKLNSLAISVMNQWPGVKLRVTEGWDEDGHHLEDSLHYEGRAVDITTSDRDKSKYGTLSRLAVEAGFDWVYYESKAHIHCSVKAENSVAAKSGGCFPGSSTVTLQDGTKKAVKDLRSGDRVMTADDDGNVIYTDFIMFIDRDSTLRRIFYVIETDSGQKITLTAAHLLFVSPNSSSETEKRMSAIFASQVQPGQKVFVFDAERSRLEPVTVKRIYTQSHEGSFAPVTAQGTIVVDQVLASCYAVIEDHDLAHWALAPVRLAHWVSSFLFSSQPPSSAQNEGVHWYSKILYQLGTWLLDSHSIHPLGMSVYPS, encoded by the exons atgctgctctGGACCAAAATCGCGTTGGTCGGTCTCATCTGCTTGTCCTTGGTATCCTCTGGGATGGGATGCGGACCGGGCAGGGGGTACGGCAGAAGAAGACATCCGAAGAAGCTGACACCTCTTGCGTACAAGCAGTTCATCCCCAACGTCGCGGAGAAGACCCTCGGGGCAAGCGGCAAATACGAAGGCAAGATCACAAGAAACTCCGAGCGATTTAAAGAACTGACTCCCAATTATAACACAGACATCATATTCAAGGATGAGGAGAACACCGGTGCTGACAGGCTAATGACTCAG AGATGTAAAGACAAGCTGAACTCACTAGCCATCTCCGTGATGAACCAGTGGCCCGGAGTGAAGCTGCGGGTCACCGAGGGCTGGGATGAGGACGGACACCATTTAGAAGACTCCCTTCACTACGAGGGCAGAGCCGTGGACATCACCACTTCAGACAGAGACAAGAGCAAATACGGCACTCTGTCCAGGCTGGCGGTGGAAGCCGGATTTGACTGGGTCTACTATGAATCCAAGGCCCACATCCACTGCTCCGTGAAAGCAG AAAATTCAGTGGCAGCAAAGTCAGGCGGCTGCTTCCCCGGATCCTCCACGGTCACCCTTCAGGATGGCACCAAGAAAGCCGTCAAAGATCTCAGAAGCGGCGACAGGGTCATGACAGCAGATGACGACGGAAATGTAATTTACACCGACTTCATCATGTTTATAGACCGAGATTCGACGCTGAGGAGGATCTTCTATGTGATCGAAACCGACTCGGGCCAGAAAATAACCCTCACCGCCGCGCACCTCCTCTTCGTCAGCCCCAACAGCTCCAGCGAGACGGAGAAGCGGATGTCTGCGATTTTCGCCAGTCAAGTCCAGCCTGGACAGAAAGTGTTCGTCTTTGACGCAGAGCGAAGTCGACTGGAGCCTGTGACCGTCAAACGGATTTACACGCAAAGTCACGAGGGTTCCTTTGCGCCCGTGACCGCGCAGGGGACCATCGTGGTGGACCAGGTCCTTGCGTCCTGTTACGCAGTGATCGAAGACCACGACTTGGCACACTGGGCCCTGGCACCCGTCAGGCTCGCCCACTGGGTGTCCTCGTTCCTATTTAGCTCCCAGCCTCCAAGCAGTGCACAAAACGAAGGAGTGCACTGGTACTCCAAAATCCTTTATCAATTAGGGACATGGCTCTTGGACAGCCACTCGATCCATCCACTTGGAATGTCGGTATACCCAAGTTGA